One genomic region from Betaproteobacteria bacterium encodes:
- a CDS encoding HNH nuclease family protein, with protein MAQANDRLDQVVLDARRNAEKRAAGYRDQALKLFPWVCGGCARTFSHSNLQQLEVHHKNSNHDDNPPDGSNWELLCTYCHEHEHSKVKDMLGRTDSGNAPAASTFNPFADLKAMMESKKRR; from the coding sequence GTTGGACCAGGTAGTCCTTGACGCGCGACGCAACGCCGAAAAACGCGCGGCGGGATATCGAGACCAGGCACTCAAGCTGTTTCCTTGGGTGTGTGGCGGATGTGCACGCACGTTTTCGCATAGCAATCTCCAGCAACTGGAAGTGCACCACAAGAACAGCAACCACGATGACAACCCGCCGGACGGCAGCAATTGGGAACTCCTCTGCACCTATTGCCACGAGCATGAGCATTCGAAGGTAAAGGATATGCTCGGACGCACGGACAGCGGCAACGCACCAGCCGCGTCCACGTTCAATCCCTTCGCGGACTTGAAGGCGATGATGGAATCAAAGAAACGACGCTGA